In a genomic window of Streptococcus oralis:
- a CDS encoding CoA-binding protein, which produces MSQEYINPSDGVIRQYLETSKTLAVVGLSDREETTSNRVTKEMQARGYKIIPVNPKAAGGEILGEKAYASLVEIPFPVDIVNVYRRSEFLPDVARDFLKADAKIFWAQLGLENLEAEEILRAGGCDDIVMNRCIKREHTRLILEQ; this is translated from the coding sequence ATGAGCCAAGAATATATCAATCCAAGTGATGGTGTGATTCGTCAGTATCTGGAGACCAGTAAAACGTTAGCGGTAGTGGGCTTGTCTGACCGTGAGGAAACAACTAGTAATCGAGTGACCAAGGAAATGCAAGCTCGGGGCTATAAAATCATTCCAGTTAATCCCAAGGCTGCAGGTGGGGAAATTTTGGGAGAAAAGGCTTATGCCAGTCTAGTTGAGATTCCTTTTCCTGTGGACATTGTCAATGTATACCGACGGAGCGAGTTTTTACCAGATGTGGCGCGTGATTTTCTCAAGGCAGATGCCAAGATTTTCTGGGCGCAATTAGGACTTGAAAATCTAGAAGCGGAAGAAATCTTGCGTGCTGGAGGATGCGATGACATCGTGATGAATCGCTGTATCAAGAGAGAACACACACGCTTAATTCTTGAACAATAA
- a CDS encoding YeiH family protein, which translates to MSFLSKNGAGIFACLLISIVSWYLGGFFPVIGAPVFAIFIGMLLNPFLSSYKQLDAGLTFSSKKLLQYAVVLLGFGLNISQVFAVGQSSLPVILSTISIALIIAYLFQRFFALDTKLAILVGVGSSICGGSAIAATAPVIHAKEKEVAQAISVIFFFNVLAALIFPTLGTWLHLSNDGFALFAGTAVNDTSSVTATASSWDSLYQTNTLESATIVKLTRTLAIIPITLFLSYWQSRQQENKQGVQLKKVFPLFILYFILASLLTTLLTSLGVSSSFFTPLKQLSKFLIIMAMSAIGLKTNLIAMVKSSGKSILLGGLCWIAIILTSLGMQALIGIF; encoded by the coding sequence ATGTCATTTTTATCAAAAAATGGAGCAGGCATCTTTGCCTGCCTTCTCATTTCTATCGTATCTTGGTACTTAGGAGGATTCTTTCCTGTCATTGGCGCACCCGTTTTTGCCATTTTCATAGGAATGCTCCTAAATCCCTTTCTCTCATCCTATAAACAACTGGATGCTGGATTGACCTTTAGTTCTAAAAAATTACTCCAATATGCCGTTGTCTTGCTTGGTTTTGGTCTCAATATCTCGCAAGTCTTCGCAGTTGGGCAATCTTCACTCCCTGTTATCCTCTCCACCATTTCAATAGCCTTGATTATTGCCTACCTCTTCCAGCGCTTCTTTGCACTGGATACAAAACTGGCTATCTTGGTTGGAGTGGGATCTTCTATCTGTGGTGGCTCTGCCATTGCTGCGACAGCACCCGTTATCCATGCCAAGGAAAAAGAAGTTGCCCAAGCCATTTCCGTTATCTTTTTCTTCAATGTCTTGGCTGCGCTCATCTTTCCAACCCTAGGAACCTGGCTTCACCTATCCAATGATGGCTTCGCCCTCTTTGCAGGAACTGCGGTCAATGACACTTCCTCTGTAACGGCTACCGCCAGCTCCTGGGACAGTCTTTACCAGACCAATACCCTTGAGTCTGCAACCATTGTGAAACTCACGCGCACCCTAGCTATCATTCCCATTACGCTCTTTCTCTCCTACTGGCAAAGTCGCCAGCAAGAAAATAAACAAGGCGTACAGCTGAAAAAAGTCTTCCCACTTTTTATCCTTTACTTTATCCTGGCTTCTCTATTAACGACTCTTCTCACCTCTCTCGGTGTGTCTAGTAGCTTCTTTACCCCTCTTAAACAACTCTCCAAATTTCTCATTATCATGGCTATGAGTGCCATCGGTCTCAAAACCAATCTGATTGCCATGGTCAAATCCAGTGGGAAATCCATTCTTCTTGGAGGCCTTTGCTGGATTGCTATCATCCTTACCAGCCTAGGCATGCAGGCATTGATTGGTATTTTCTAA
- a CDS encoding pyridoxal phosphate-dependent aminotransferase, producing MDLTKRFNKQLDKIQVSLIRQFDQAISEIPGVLRLTLGEPDFTTPDHIKEAAKRAIDQNQSYYTGMSGLLTLRQAASDFVKEKYQLDYAPENEILVTIGATEALSATLTAILEEGDKVLLPAPAYPGYEPIVNLVGAEIVEIDTTENGFVLTPEMLEKAILEQGDKLKAVILNYPANPTGITYSREQLEALADVLRKYEIFVVCDEVYSELTYTGQAHVSLGTMLRDQAIIINGLSKSHAMTGWRLGFIFAPAAFTAQLIKSHQYLVTAANTMAQHAAVEALTAGKNDAEPMKKEYIQRRDYIIEKMTALGFEIIKPDGAFYIFAKIPAGYNQDSFAFLKDFAYKKAVAFIPGAAFGRYGEGYVRLSYAASMETIREAMKRLEEYMREA from the coding sequence ATGGACTTAACCAAGCGCTTTAATAAACAGTTAGACAAGATTCAAGTTTCGTTGATTCGCCAGTTTGACCAGGCTATTTCAGAGATTCCTGGGGTCTTGCGTTTGACCTTGGGGGAACCTGATTTTACAACACCAGATCATATCAAGGAGGCAGCCAAGCGAGCCATTGACCAGAACCAATCCTACTATACTGGGATGAGTGGTCTGCTGACTCTACGTCAGGCGGCTAGTGACTTTGTTAAGGAAAAATACCAACTGGACTATGCTCCTGAAAATGAAATCTTGGTTACAATTGGGGCGACAGAGGCCTTATCTGCTACTTTGACAGCTATCTTAGAAGAAGGAGACAAGGTTCTCTTGCCAGCTCCTGCCTATCCAGGATATGAGCCGATTGTCAATCTAGTTGGGGCAGAGATTGTCGAGATTGATACAACTGAAAATGGTTTTGTTTTGACCCCTGAGATGTTGGAAAAGGCCATTCTGGAGCAAGGGGATAAACTCAAAGCAGTTATTCTCAACTATCCAGCCAATCCGACAGGAATCACCTATAGTCGGGAGCAGTTGGAAGCCTTGGCAGACGTTTTACGCAAGTATGAGATTTTTGTTGTCTGTGATGAGGTTTACTCGGAATTGACCTATACAGGGCAAGCCCATGTATCTTTGGGAACTATGCTGAGAGACCAGGCTATTATTATCAATGGCTTATCTAAGTCTCATGCCATGACAGGTTGGCGTTTAGGCTTCATCTTTGCTCCTGCGGCCTTCACAGCTCAGTTGATCAAGAGTCACCAATACTTGGTCACTGCCGCAAACACTATGGCTCAGCATGCTGCGGTGGAGGCTTTGACCGCTGGTAAAAACGACGCAGAGCCTATGAAGAAGGAATACATTCAGCGTCGTGATTATATTATCGAAAAGATGACAGCTCTTGGTTTTGAGATTATCAAACCAGACGGTGCCTTCTATATCTTTGCTAAGATTCCAGCGGGCTACAATCAAGACTCCTTTGCTTTTCTGAAGGATTTTGCCTATAAGAAGGCCGTTGCCTTTATCCCTGGTGCAGCCTTTGGACGTTACGGAGAAGGCTATGTGCGTCTGTCTTATGCAGCCAGCATGGAAACGATCAGAGAGGCCATGAAACGACTTGAGGAGTACATGAGAGAAGCATGA
- the recO gene encoding DNA repair protein RecO → MIQSITSQGLVLYNRNFREDDKLVKIFTEQAGKRMFFVKHAGQSKLASVIQPLVLARFLLRINDDGLSYIEDYHEVMTFPKINSDLFVMAYATYVAALADASLQDNQQDAPLFAFLRKTLELMEAGIDYQVLTNIFEIQILTRFGISLNFNECVFCHRVGQAFDFSFKYGACLCPEHYHEDERRCHLNPNIPYLLNQFQAINFETLETISLKAEIKQDLRKFMDQLYEEYVGIHLKSKKFIDSLADWGQLLKEEDK, encoded by the coding sequence ATGATTCAGTCTATCACGAGTCAAGGCTTGGTGCTCTACAATCGTAACTTTCGTGAGGATGACAAGCTAGTCAAGATCTTTACCGAGCAAGCGGGCAAGCGCATGTTTTTCGTCAAACACGCTGGTCAGTCCAAACTAGCTTCTGTTATTCAGCCCTTGGTGTTGGCACGATTTCTCTTGCGAATCAATGATGACGGGCTTAGCTACATCGAGGACTACCATGAGGTCATGACCTTTCCAAAGATTAATAGTGATCTCTTTGTCATGGCCTATGCTACCTATGTGGCAGCTCTTGCAGATGCTAGTTTGCAGGATAATCAGCAGGATGCTCCCTTGTTTGCTTTCTTGAGGAAGACTCTGGAGTTGATGGAAGCAGGGATAGATTATCAGGTTTTAACCAATATTTTTGAAATTCAAATCTTGACTCGATTTGGAATCAGCCTTAATTTTAATGAGTGTGTCTTTTGCCATCGGGTCGGTCAGGCCTTTGACTTTTCTTTCAAATATGGAGCCTGCCTTTGCCCAGAGCATTATCATGAAGATGAGAGACGTTGTCATCTAAATCCCAATATCCCTTATCTGCTCAATCAATTTCAAGCCATTAATTTTGAAACCTTGGAGACCATTTCGCTTAAGGCAGAAATCAAGCAAGACTTACGAAAGTTTATGGATCAACTCTACGAAGAGTACGTTGGGATTCACCTAAAATCAAAGAAATTTATTGATTCCCTAGCAGACTGGGGACAATTACTAAAAGAGGAAGATAAATGA
- the plsX gene encoding phosphate acyltransferase PlsX has translation MKKIAVDAMGGDYAPQAIVEGVNQALADFSDIEVQLYGDESKIKQYLTATERVSIIHTDEKINSDDEPTKAIRKKKNASMVLAAKAVKEGEADAVLSAGNTGALLAAGFFIVGRIKNIDRPGLMSTLPTIDGKGFDMLDLGANAENTAQHLHQYAVLGSFYAKNVRGIAKPRVGLLNNGTESSKGDPLRKETYDLLVADESLNFVGNVEARDLMNGVADVVVTDGFTGNAVLKSIEGTALGIMGLLKNAITGGGLRAKLGALLLKDSLKGLKTQLNYSDVGGAVLFGVKAPVVKTHGSSDAKAVYSTIRQIRTMLETDVVAQTAREFSGE, from the coding sequence ATGAAAAAAATTGCAGTAGATGCTATGGGGGGCGATTACGCACCTCAAGCCATCGTTGAGGGTGTCAATCAAGCCCTTGCTGACTTTTCAGATATTGAGGTTCAACTCTACGGAGATGAAAGCAAGATCAAGCAATATCTAACGGCGACAGAGCGCGTCAGCATTATCCATACGGATGAGAAAATTAACTCAGACGATGAGCCGACAAAAGCTATCCGTAAGAAGAAAAATGCCAGCATGGTCTTGGCAGCCAAGGCAGTCAAAGAGGGAGAAGCAGACGCCGTCCTCTCAGCTGGGAATACAGGTGCCTTGTTGGCTGCAGGATTCTTCATCGTGGGTCGCATCAAGAATATCGACCGTCCTGGACTTATGTCAACATTGCCAACTATAGATGGAAAAGGGTTTGATATGCTGGATCTTGGTGCCAATGCAGAAAATACAGCCCAACACCTGCATCAATATGCTGTCCTAGGTTCCTTCTATGCCAAGAATGTTCGTGGGATTGCAAAACCACGTGTTGGTTTGCTCAACAACGGAACAGAAAGCAGCAAGGGAGATCCGCTTCGTAAGGAAACATACGACTTGCTAGTAGCTGATGAAAGTTTGAACTTTGTCGGAAACGTGGAAGCGCGTGATCTGATGAATGGCGTTGCGGATGTTGTCGTAACAGATGGTTTCACGGGAAACGCTGTTCTCAAATCCATTGAAGGTACAGCTTTGGGAATCATGGGATTGCTTAAAAATGCTATTACGGGTGGTGGCCTTCGAGCGAAGCTAGGTGCTCTACTTCTCAAGGATAGTCTTAAAGGGTTGAAGACCCAGCTCAACTATTCAGATGTTGGAGGAGCAGTTTTGTTTGGTGTCAAGGCACCTGTTGTTAAGACCCATGGCTCAAGTGATGCCAAGGCTGTATACAGTACGATTCGTCAGATTCGTACCATGCTAGAAACAGACGTAGTTGCTCAGACTGCGCGTGAATTTTCAGGAGAATAA
- a CDS encoding acyl carrier protein, which produces MTEKEIFDRIVTIIQERQGEDFAVTEALSLKDDLDADSVDLMEFVLTLEDEFGIEITDEEIDQLQSVADVVAIIKDKK; this is translated from the coding sequence ATGACAGAAAAAGAAATTTTTGACCGTATTGTAACCATTATCCAAGAGCGACAGGGAGAAGACTTTGCCGTAACAGAGGCCTTGAGTTTGAAAGACGATTTAGATGCGGACTCAGTGGACTTGATGGAGTTTGTCTTGACACTAGAAGATGAATTTGGTATCGAAATCACTGATGAGGAAATCGATCAACTTCAAAGTGTAGCGGATGTAGTAGCAATTATTAAAGATAAAAAATAG
- a CDS encoding class IIb bacteriocin, lactobin A/cerein 7B family — translation MTNFDNMEQNFVALTEEELTDVNGGAWPIVAWVIANPVTAAKIAGGITAAGIAGYNYVTGRW, via the coding sequence ATGACAAACTTTGACAACATGGAACAGAACTTTGTAGCTCTTACAGAAGAAGAGTTGACGGATGTGAATGGGGGAGCATGGCCGATTGTAGCTTGGGTGATTGCTAATCCTGTGACAGCAGCTAAAATTGCTGGTGGAATTACTGCAGCAGGAATTGCAGGTTATAATTATGTGACGGGTAGATGGTAA
- a CDS encoding ComC/BlpC family leader-containing pheromone/bacteriocin, with protein MEKSILEFETMTDTDLQEIQGGSFPLLIPVAVGFVKGFVYTGGAILTTRALFSGK; from the coding sequence ATGGAAAAATCTATTTTAGAATTTGAAACAATGACTGATACGGACTTGCAGGAAATTCAAGGGGGATCATTTCCCCTTCTTATCCCTGTGGCAGTTGGTTTTGTAAAAGGTTTTGTATATACAGGTGGAGCTATTTTAACAACTCGAGCACTCTTTTCAGGTAAATAG
- the comA gene encoding peptide cleavage/export ABC transporter ComA, translating to MKFGKRHYRPQVDQMDCGVASLAMVFGYYGSYYSLAHLRELAKTTMDGTTALGLVKVAEEIGFETRAIKADMTLFDLPDLTFPFVAHVLKEGKLLHYYVVIGQDKKHIHIADPDPGVKLTKISRERFAQEWTGVSLFMAPSPDYNPHKEKKQGLLSFLPILLKQRGLIANIVLATLLVTLINIVGSYYLQSIIDSYVPDQMRSTLGIISIGLVIVYILQQILSYAQEYLLLILGQRLSIDVILSYIKHVFHLPMSFFATRRTGEIVSRFTDANSIIDALASTILSIFLDVSTILIISLVLFSQNITLFFISLLALPIYTAIIFAFMKPFEKMNRDTMEANAVLSSSIIEDINGIETIKSLTSESQRYQKIDKEFVAYLKKSFAYSRAESQQKALKKVAQLLLNVAVLWLGAILVMDGKMSLGQLITYNTLLVYFTNPLENIINLQTKLQTAQVANNRLNEVYLVASEFEEKKTVEDLSMMKGDMTFKQVHYKYGYGRDVLSDINLTIPQGSKMAFVGISGSGKTTLAKMMVNFYDPSQGEISLGGVNLNQIDKKALRQFINYLPQQPYVFNGTILENLLLGAKEGTTQEDILRAVELAEIREDIERMPLNYQTELTSDGAGISGGQRQRIALARALLTDAPVLILDEATSSLDILTEKRIVDNLMALDKTLIFIAHRLTIAERTEKVVVLDQGKIVEEGTHADLLAQDGFYAHLVNS from the coding sequence ATGAAATTTGGGAAAAGGCACTATCGTCCCCAGGTGGATCAGATGGATTGTGGCGTGGCTTCCTTGGCTATGGTCTTTGGCTACTACGGTAGTTATTACTCCTTGGCTCATCTACGAGAGTTAGCCAAGACGACCATGGATGGGACGACCGCTTTGGGACTTGTAAAGGTAGCAGAGGAGATTGGGTTTGAGACGCGGGCTATAAAGGCGGATATGACGCTCTTTGATTTGCCAGATTTGACCTTTCCTTTTGTGGCTCATGTGCTCAAGGAAGGGAAGTTGCTCCACTACTATGTGGTGATAGGTCAGGATAAAAAGCACATTCATATCGCTGATCCAGATCCTGGTGTCAAGCTGACCAAGATTTCCCGTGAGCGATTTGCGCAAGAATGGACAGGGGTCAGTCTCTTTATGGCTCCGTCTCCAGACTATAACCCCCATAAGGAGAAAAAACAAGGACTCTTATCATTTTTACCTATCTTGCTCAAACAGCGGGGCTTGATTGCTAATATCGTTTTGGCAACACTCTTGGTAACCCTGATCAATATCGTGGGCTCCTACTATCTTCAGTCCATCATTGACAGTTACGTACCAGACCAGATGCGCTCGACACTGGGTATTATCTCTATTGGGCTGGTCATCGTCTATATTCTCCAGCAGATTTTGTCCTATGCCCAGGAATATCTCCTACTAATCCTTGGGCAACGTCTGTCAATTGATGTGATTTTGTCCTACATCAAGCATGTTTTTCACCTACCGATGTCCTTTTTCGCGACACGCAGGACAGGAGAGATTGTATCTCGTTTTACGGATGCTAACAGTATCATCGATGCGCTGGCATCGACTATTCTGTCGATTTTCCTAGATGTGTCGACGATTTTGATTATCTCGCTTGTCTTGTTTTCACAAAATATAACGCTCTTTTTCATTAGTCTGCTTGCACTTCCCATTTATACAGCGATTATCTTTGCCTTTATGAAGCCTTTTGAAAAGATGAATCGGGACACTATGGAAGCCAATGCAGTTCTGTCTTCTTCTATTATCGAGGACATCAACGGTATTGAGACTATTAAATCTTTGACCAGTGAAAGTCAGCGTTACCAAAAGATTGACAAGGAATTTGTAGCTTATCTGAAAAAATCCTTTGCCTATAGTCGGGCAGAAAGTCAGCAAAAGGCTCTGAAAAAAGTTGCCCAGCTTTTGCTCAATGTTGCCGTTCTCTGGCTGGGAGCTATTCTTGTCATGGATGGGAAAATGAGTTTGGGCCAGCTGATCACTTATAACACCCTGCTCGTTTACTTTACCAATCCTTTGGAAAATATCATCAACCTACAAACCAAACTTCAGACAGCGCAGGTCGCCAATAACCGTCTTAACGAGGTTTATCTAGTAGCTTCGGAGTTTGAGGAGAAGAAAACGGTAGAAGATTTGAGCATGATGAAAGGTGATATGACCTTTAAACAAGTTCACTATAAGTATGGCTATGGGCGTGATGTCTTGTCGGATATCAATTTGACCATTCCGCAAGGGTCTAAGATGGCTTTTGTGGGGATTTCAGGTTCGGGTAAGACCACCTTAGCCAAAATGATGGTTAATTTTTACGACCCAAGTCAGGGAGAGATTAGTCTGGGTGGTGTCAATCTCAATCAGATTGATAAAAAAGCTCTGCGCCAGTTTATCAACTATCTGCCTCAACAGCCCTATGTCTTTAACGGAACGATTTTGGAGAATCTTCTTTTGGGAGCTAAGGAGGGAACGACTCAGGAAGATATCTTACGGGCAGTTGAATTAGCAGAGATTAGGGAGGATATTGAGCGCATGCCACTGAATTACCAGACAGAATTGACTTCGGATGGGGCAGGGATCTCAGGTGGTCAACGTCAGAGAATTGCTCTGGCGCGTGCTCTCTTGACAGATGCGCCGGTCTTGATTTTGGATGAGGCAACTAGTAGTTTGGATATTTTGACAGAGAAGCGGATTGTTGATAATCTCATGGCTTTGGACAAGACCTTGATTTTCATCGCCCATCGCTTGACCATCGCTGAGCGGACAGAGAAGGTTGTTGTCTTGGATCAGGGCAAGATTGTCGAAGAAGGTACCCATGCAGACTTGCTTGCACAGGATGGCTTTTACGCCCATTTGGTGAATAGCTAG